The sequence GTCGCCGGGTTCGTAGCCGACATCGGCGAACGACGCCGTCGCGTGCGCGGTGAACGCGTGCACGCGCGTCGGCGCCATGGCCTCCCACGCCGCCGCCAGATTCCGGTGCACGGTCACCGAGGCGAGATCGTGGTAGTCGAGCCCGGCCCTACGCAGCTTCGGTTCGGACAGCTCGAAGCCGAGAGGCTCGACCAGATGCAGTTCGCATCCCGTCCCGGCGACCATTCGGATCGCGTTACCGGTGTTGGGCGCGATCCGCGGCGAGAAAAACATGACGCGGAACATTTCTCGATGATTGCAGGGGGCCCGAATGCATTTGCTCTGGCGCTGCCTAAGAGCGAAGTGAGCAAGCCTCCGAACCTTGGCTGTTCAGTAAGAATTGTGGAACCTGCCGGGCGTGACTGGCATACTCGATCAATTGCCAGGCGATGAACGCCGGCCCGAACGTGGGCAAAATCAGCAGGAAGCGTCATGAACCTCGCTCAAATTGCAGAAGACGGACTAGTGGCAGGTAGTGCGGTGGTGCAGCAATGACCTCGTTCACGCAGCAAGAGCTGGTGGATGGACTGGTCGACGACGACGCCCGCAGCGCCGCATCGGTCAAACGGCCCTCCCGGTGGTCGCTGAAGAATTGGCCGGTCCGGTGGAAGGTGTTCGCGATCGTTCTGGTGCCGCTGATCCTGGCTGGGACCTTCGGCGGACTGCGCGTCTATTCGAACGCTATTGAGGCTCGTGATCTGCGGGGCGCCGCCGATCGCGCCGAAATGGTGCCCGCAATCGTTAGCTACATGGATGCGCTCAACGCTGCGATGCTCGCCGTGCCCGGTGGCGACACCGAGACGGCGATGAGCGCCTTCGAGTCCAGCCGCGCCGAGCTGCAGCGCCGCCTCGGCGACACGCCTGGTTTGTCACCGGACCTCCAGAAGGGCGTCAAGAGCCTGCTCGACGGCGGCCAGGCGCAGGTGAACAAGATCGCCGGCTCCAACAACGGCTCCCTCATCGACCGCGTCACCACCTACGTACCGATCCTGCTGACCGCAGAGGACGCCATCACCGGACTGGTCCGGGTCGAAGACCAACGCATCCTCGCCGAAGCACAGGGCATCGCCCGCGCTGTCGGGTCCCGCGGGCAGATGATGATGGAGCAGCTGGTCGTCAACGGCGGCGCCGAACTGCCCGATCCCGAGCTGCGCAGCCGGTTGGTCACATTGGCGGGTACCGAGCCGTCGACGCTGTTCGGCATGAGCCAGGTACTGGGCATCGGCTCGCCGGAGGCCAAGGAGTTGCAGCGCGAGTACGTCCAGCGCACATCACTGCTGTCCGATCCCAGCGCGCCGATCGTCGGCAACTCCGAGCTGCTCCGATCCCTGCAGACCACCGATCAGATCGCCGCGCAGTTGATCGATTCGACGGTGCCCGCGATGACCGGTGCCGTCGCCGATCAGGCGTCTGCCGTCCGCACCGAGGCCGTCCGCGACTCGGCCATCGTGGTCGGCGCCATCCTGCTCGCACTGCTGCTCGTCACGCTGGTGGCCCGCTCGCTGGTGCGACCGCTGCGCACGCTGCGCGACAGCGCGCTGCGGGTCGCCCACGACGACCTCTCCCGCGAGATCGACCGCGTGCGTTCCGGTAAGGAGCCCGCGCCGGTCGATCCGATCCCGGTGCACACCACCGAGGAGATCGGCCAGGTCGCCCATGCCGTCGACGAACTGCACGAGCAGGCCATCTTCCTGGCCGGGGAGCAGAGCCGACTGCAGCTGCAGGTCGGCGACATGTTCGAAACGCTGTCGCGGCGCAGCCGCAGCCTGGTCGACCAGCAGCTCAAGCTCATCGACCGGCTGGAGCGCAACGAGGAGGATCCCGAACGGCTGGAGAGCTTGTTCCGGCTCGACCACCTCGCCGCCAGGATGCGCCGAAACGGCGCCAACCTGTTGGTCCTCGCCGGCGCCAAGGTGCCGCGCGAACAAGCCGACGCCGTGCCCGTCGCCGCGCTCGTCAACGCCGCCGCATCCGAGGTCGAGGACTACGCCCGCGTTGTCACCGCGACCGTGCCCGACAGTGAGATCGTCGGATCGATTGCAGGCGACGTCGTGCACCTTCTCGCCGAACTCCTCGACAACGCGCTGCGCTACTCGCCGCCGATCTCGCAGGTGCGGGTGTCGGCGGTGCACACAGGAAACGGCGGGCTGGTCATCGAAGTCAGCGACATCGGGCTCGGGATGACCGAATCCGATCTGCGGGTCGCCAACACCCGTCTGCAGTCCGGCGGTGAGGTGACTCCGTATACGGCCCGCCACATGGGTCTGTTCGTGGTCGGCAGGCTGGCCCAACAGCACGGGCTCGTGGTTCGTCTGCGGAGCACCGTTGCGGGCGAACCGAATTCGGGTACCACCGCGGGCGTGTACGTGCCGTCCGAGCTGATCGTGCGGTCCGGAGTCAGCGAGCAGATCGACACCGGCGCATCCGAAGTACCTGCCGACGCGCAAGCGGGGGTTGTCGCCGCGTTGTCCTTCGACGACGCCGACGTCTACCAGGACTACCACGACGAGGCCGGCGTCGAGGAGCTCAACGGGCACTCTGAGGCGCCGGTGACCCTGCTGCCGCGGCGCAGCCCTGGAGCAAGTGGCATCTCCGGCGGCCAGGTCTCCGACGACCTACCGCTCGAGTCGGAGCCCGCGTTCGAGACGGAGCCCGATGTCGACGCGGAATACGAAGCGGAATCCGAAGTCGAGTACGACCTCGCACCCGAGCCCGACTATGCGCCTGAGCCGTGGGGGGAGCCGGCCGAAGAGCAGCCGCGGCAGGCACCGGTCGACACGTCGGCGTTCTTCGCGTCACGCGCGCAGGCATCGACGAACGGTGTGCACGATCGCGAGGCCGCGCCCGAGCCGGAGCGCGAGGACGCCTCGGCGTCGGCGGGCTCCGACGACGCGATCTACCAGAAGATGCTCTCGGAGTGGCTCGTCGACCCCACTGAGGCCCTGGCCAACAGCAGCGCCCTGAATTGGGAGTCCGTCTGGGATCACGGCTGGTCGGCCGCCGAGGCCGCCGACGATGTGCCGGTTTCCTCGCACACCGAGCAGGGGCTGCCCGTCCGCGATCCCGGCGCACGGCTGGTTCCCGGCGCGGTGGCGGCGCCACGCCATGGCGCCAACGGCGGCTACGCCAACGGCGGAGCGCATCGCAGCCACGACGACGATGACGAGGTAGAGTCGGCGGCCGAATTCAGTACCGGCGCGCACGCGATACCGGTACGCGACCCTGAGGCTGTTCGCGCGAGCATGAGCAGCCACTTCGGCGGTGTACACGCCGCCCGGTCGCACGCCAAGCAGACCAGAGGAACCGATAACGAATGACCTATCCGCCACGTTCGACGCAGCGCGATTCGCTCGACTGGCTGGTGTCGAAGTTCGCCCGCGAAGTGTCCGGTGTCACCCACGCGATTCTGGTTTCCGCGGACGGCCTTCTGATGGCGGCCAGCGAGCACATGCCGATCGAACGCGCCGACCAACTCGCCGCGGTGGCGTCGGGCCTTGCCAGTTTGTCCACCGGTGCGTCGCAGCTCTTCAACGGCGGCTACGTACTTCAGTCGGTCGTCGAAATGGAGAACGGATACCTGCTGTTGATGCGCGTCGGTGACGGCTCCAACCTTGCGACGCTGGCCACAACGGGCTGCGACATCGGTCAGATCGGCTATGAGATGGCGATGCTCGTGGAGCGCGTGGGCAGCGTCGTCCAGTCGTCGCGACGAACACACCAGCACTCGTGAGTCGCCGATGGACGAACCTGAGTCTTTCGCCTCTGACAGCCAGCCGAGCCTGGTACGGCCGTACACGCTGACGGCTGGGCGGACGGACTCGCGTGTCAGCCTTCCGCTGGAAGCCCCGATCGAGGCCCTCGTCGCTGACAAGGCGCCGCGGTGGCCGGGAAACGATGTGCGGGCGCAGATTTGCGGGATGTGCGGTAGCAGCCCGTCGGTCGCCGAGATCGCGGCCGGGCTATCGTTGCCCATCGGGGTGGCCCGCGTGCTGATCGGCGATCTCGTGGCCGCGGGGCATCTGCGGGTGCGCACCACCTTGACCGAAGGCTCCAGCGTCGACGAACGGCGTGACCTGATAGGAAGGACCCTCCGTGGCTTACGAGCACTCTGAGGGTCATCGCGCCGACTCCGGTAAGGCGTCGACCAAGATCGTCATCTCCGGCGGCTTCGGCGTCGGCAAGACCACCTTCGTCGGCGCGGTTTCGGAGATCATGCCGCTGCGCACCGAGGCGCTGGTGACCAATGCCTCTGCGGGGCTGGACGGGCTGGACGCGACGCCCGACAAGCGGACCACGACGGTGGCGATGGACTTCGGCCGCATCACCCTCGATGCAGACCTTGTGCTGTATCTGTTCGGCACCCCCGGCCAGCGGCGCTTCTGGTTCATGTGGGACGACCTCGTGCGCGGCGCGATCGGCGCGATCATCCTGGTGGACTGCCGCCGACTGCAGGACAGTTTCGCGGCGGTGGACTTCTTCGAGGCCCGTAACATGCCGTTCCTGATCGCCGTCAATGAATTCGACGACGCGCCAAGGCATCCGCCGCAGGAAGTGCGCAACGCGTTAGCGCTGTCCGACGGCATTCCGATCATCACGGTCGACGCGAGGGACCGCCACTCCTCGACGGCCGCGCTGATCGCTGTCACCGAGTACGCGCTCAACGTCCTTCCGTCGGTGCCCGGCTGAGCACGTGTCGGACACCGAAACCGTTTGGACGGAGCGGGAGTTCATCACCCACGATTTTCGCGATGACGACCTGACGCGGCTGCGGACCGAACGTGTCGTATTCACCGACTGCGACTTCAGCGGCGTCGACCTGGGGGAGTCCGAACATGTGGGGTCGGCGTTTCGCAACTGCACCTTCCGCAGGACAACTTTGTGGCACAGCGTGTTTCGGCATTGCAGCATGCTCGGGTCCGTTTTCACCGAGTGCCGGCTGCGGCCGGTGACGTTCGAGGAGGTCGACTTCACGCTTGCGGTCCTCGGCGACGCCGATCTGCGGGGCGTTGACCTGTCGGAGTGCAGGCTCAGCGAGACGAGCCTGGTGAAAGCGGACCTCCGCAAAGCGGTGCTTCGCCGCGCGGATCTGCGTGGCGCCCGCACACAGGACACCCGACTGGAGGAGGCCGACCTGCGCGGCGCGCGGGTCGATCCGACATTGTGGACCACCGCCGCTCTGCGTGGTGCGCGCATCGACATCGAACAGGGGCTCGCCTTCGCCGCCGCGCACGGGCTGGATGTGCACGGTGAGTGACGCGCGAACAACTGTCGAACGTTGGGTCGAGCGGTTCAACGCCGGTGATGCCGAGGGCATTTCGGCTCTCTACGCCGAGGATGCCGTCAACCATCAGATCGCGCTCGAACCGGTGGTCGGCAGGCGGGCGATCGAGGAGTTCCATCACGAGACGTTCGCCGGTGGTCCGCTCACCTGTCAGCCGATCAACCTTGTCGTCGACGGCGAGTGGGCGGCGCTGGAGTGGATCGACCCGGACGGCTTCCGCGGGTGCGGGTTCTTCCAGGTGCGCGACGGCCTGATCCACCACCAGCGCGGCTACTGGGACAGTGCGCAGTTGCGCGACGCCCATCCCGACATGCACGCCTAGCTGGGGGCACCACGACGGGTGCGTAGGCTCCGCACGCTATCCGGAATTGAGGCGGATCTTCCAGCGGACGAAGCTCAGGTAGCCGATGCAGATGCATCCGAGCATGGCCATGTTGAACCACCAGGTGCCAGCCTGGTGCTTCCAATGCGAGTCCTGTGGAGTCAGCGGGCCCGGCACCAGCCTGATCAGGTCGATGGTCGACGCGGTGCTGGCGAATCCCCACCGTGCAGGCGTGAACCATGACAGCTGGTCGAGCCCGATGCGGCCGGTCACCGGGATCATGCCGCCCTGGAAGACCAGCTGCGACATGATCGCGATCACCAGCAGCGGCATGATCTGCTCGCTCGACTTGGCCATCGCCGACAGCGCAAGGCCGACCATCGCCGCGGCCACACAGCAGGCCGCCATGTCCACGAACAACTCAATGCTTCGGTTGGGGATCACCGCGCCGCTGGTGACCGCTCCCGGGCCCCACTTCTTTCCCCAGATGTTGATGGCGGTGACGATGCTCGACTGCAGAATCGCGAACGCCGCGAAGACGATGACCTTCGCCAAAAGGTATGCGGTAGTGGACAATCCGACGGCCTGCTCGCGCAGGAAGATGGCGCGCTCGCCGATCAGGGCGCGGATCGTCAGTGCGGTGCCCATGAAGATCGCGCCGACGTTGAGCAACACCAGGATCTGGCCGGGCTCGTTCGGCGCCGCGCCGCCCTGGATCGCGGGAACCGGCACGCCGAAGCCGACGTCGCCGGGCACCGACAACGACAGCACGCCCATGATGAACGGCAGCAACGCCAGGAAGATGAAGTACCCGCGATCGGAGACGATCAGCCTCATCTGCCGACGAGAAATCGTCGAGAATTGCCGTCGCACACTGGTTTTCGTCGGCTTGCCCAGGTCGCCGGGGGTTTGCGCGGGTGGCTGCGGCGGCGTCGGCCCGGTCTGGGCGATGTACCGCTGCCAGGCGGCGTCGGGGTCGCGCGCGACACCGCTGAAGATGTCGGCCCAGTTCGTGGTGCCCATCGCCGCACCGATCTGGCTTGGCGGCCCGCAGAACGCCGTCTTGCCGCCGGGTGCCAGCAGCAGTACCTGGTCGCAGACGTCGAGGTAGGACAGCGAGTGCGTGACGACCAGCACCACGCGGCCTGCGTCGGCCAGCTGGCGCAGCATCGTCATTACCTGGCGGTCCAGCGCCGGGTCGAGACCGGACGTCGGCTCGTCGAGAATCAGCAGCGACGGACCTGTCAGCAGCTCCATCGCCACCGACGCGCGCTTGCGCTGTCCGCCGGACAGCTTGTCGACGCGGGTCTTGCGGTGCTGCGTCATCTCGAGTTCTTCGAGCACCTGCGCGACGACCCGTTCGCGGTCTTCCTTGTTGGTGTCGGGCGGCAGGCGCAACTCGGCCGCGAACATCAGTGCCTGCTCGACGGTCAGTTGGCCGTGCACGACGTCGTCCTGGGGCACCATGCCGATCCGAGAGCGCAGCGATGCGTACTCGGCGTGGATGTCGTGACCCTCGAAGGCCACGGTCCCCTCCGTCGGATGGGTGTAGCCGGCGACCAGCCGCGCGAAGGTCGACTTGCCCGCGCCCGACGGTCCGATGACAGCGGTCAGGGTGCCGGGCCTCGCGGTCAGCGAGATGTTGTTCAGCAGCGTCTTGTTGCCCTCGATGGTCCACGTGACGCCGTGCACGTCGAGGCCGCCGGTGCCGGTGGCCGCGCTGGTCTCGGTGCGGCGGACCAGCGTGCCGCCGCGGAATTGCAGGTCGACGTTGCCGATGGTGACGGTGTCGCCGTCGTGCAGGATCGCGCTGTCGACGCGCGAGCCGTTGACGAAGGTGCCGTTGATACTGCGGTTGTCGCGGATCTCCGCGCCGCCCTGGCCGTTCGGGATCAGGGTCGCGTGATGGCGTGATGCCAGCACGTCGTTGATCACGATGTCGTTGTCGGTGTTGCGGCCGATCTTGACCGAGCCCGCGGGCGCGTCGGCCGGACGGCCCGGTCGCAGGATCTTCAGCATGCTCGTCGCGAGGTTGCCCTCGCTCGAGCGTGGCGCCGCCGTCGGGCCCATCGCCGTCACCGACTCCAGCGCCGGTTGCGACAGTCCTGGTTGGGCCGCGGGTTGCCCCACGGCGGTCGGCACGCGGGCGGGGTGCGGCTGCGAGCCGGTGTAGCCGGACTGCGGGCCGCTCGGGTACCGCGGCGGCTGGGTGGACGGGTAACCCTGCTGAGGGCCTGACTGGTAGGCCTGCGGGCGCAATGTGGGCGGCTGCTGGCTCGGCCAGCTGCCGCTGGACCGGTTCGCGATCGGGATCGCCGACGTCGGCGGCCTGCCCGCGGCCTGCTGGCTGCCGACGTCGAAGGTCAGCTCGGGGCCGTCGGGGTTGCCGATGTTGACGTGCAGGCCGTCATGGATGTCGGCGGTCGGCACCCGGCGTCCGTTGACGAACATTCCGTTGAGGCTGCCGTTGTCGATGGCTATCCATCGGCCTTGATCGAACCGCAAGACGAGGTGTGCGCGGGAGATCAGGGGGTGTGCGATGCGGACGTCGGCGCGCAGATCGCGGCCGATGACGACATCATTTCCAGCGGCGAAGGTGCGTGCTGATCCGTCGTGCGCAACGGTCAGCGCGGGCGGGGCTGGTCGGCTCATCGCGACCAACTCTATAGGTAACCCTTCGATCTGCGGCGACTGTTAGGGACGTGGCCTCCTCAGCCCGGGGACCCGGTGACCACGCAGTGGGTGTGGGTGTAGATGGTTGCCATGCACTTGTTGCAGTGGGTGCAGGCCGACCGCACCGAACGGTTGTCGCCGTCGGCCTCGATGCGGTTGATCAGGTCCGGTTCGGCCAGCAGCGCCCGGCCCATCGCGACGAAGTCGAACCCCTCTGCCATCGCCAGGTCCATGGTCTCGCGGTTGGTGATGCCGCCGAGGAGGATGAGTGGCATCGTCAGCTCCGCCCGGAACTTCTTGGCGTCCCGCAGTAGGAACGCCTCGCGGTACGGGTACTCCCGCAGGAACTTCTTGCCGGTCATCCGGATGCCCCACCGCAGCGGCGGCTTGAAAGCGCCTGCGAACTCTTTGACCGGAGCATCTCCGCGGAACAGGTACATCGGGTTGACCAGCGAGCTGCCCGCGGTGAGTTCGAGGGCGTCCAGGCCGCCGTCCTCCTCCAGCCACTTCGCGGTCTGCAACGACTCGTCCACCGTGATTCCGCCACGGACACCGTCTGTCATGGTCAGCTTCGCGGTGACCGCGATCGGCGTGCCTTCCTTCTCCACCGCCCGGCGCACGGCCGTCACGATGCCGCGGGCGACCTTCGCGCGGTTGGCCAGCGAGCCGCCGAACTCGTCGTCGCGCCGGTTGATCAGCGGGCTCAGGAAGGAACTGGCGAAATAGTTGTGACCCAAATGGATTTCGACGGCGTCGAACCCTGCGTCGATGGCGAATGTGGCCGCCTTGGCGTGGGCGTCGATGATGTCGCGGATATCGTCGGCGCTCGCCTTCTTCGCGAAGCGCATCGAGAGCGGGTTGAAGAACCGCACAGGAGCGTAGGCCTTCGCCTTCGTGGTGCGGGCATTGGCCACCGGACCGGCATGACCGATCTGTGCGCTGATCGCGGCGCCTTCAGCGTGGATCGCTTCGGTCAGCTTGCGCAGGCCGGGGATGGCCTCGGGGCGCCACCAGAGCACGTTGCCTTCTGTGCGTCCGCCCTTCGACACGGCCAGGTAGGCGACGGTCGTCATGCCGACTCCGCCCGCGGCGGGCAGGCGGTGGTAGGTGATCAGGTCGTCGGTGACAAGCGCGTTCGGCGTCGCCCCCTCGAACGTCGCCGCTTTGATGATGCGGTTACGCAGGGTCACCGGGCCGAGCTTGGCCGGGGTGAACACATTGGCTGCAGTGTTCATAGGAGGTGAGCATGCCAGACTGGCTGCCGTGGGTGCGATCACATTGGACGGTAAGGCCACGCGGGACGAAATCTTCGTCGACTTGAAGGAGCGGGTGGCGGCCCTGACCGCCGCGGGGCGCACGCCAGGGCTTGGCACGGTGCTGGTCGGCGACGACCCCGGCTCGCGGGCCTATGTGCGCGGTAAGCACGCCGACTGCGCGAAGGTCGGCATCAACTCGATCCGCCGCGATCTGCCCGCCGACATCAGCCAGGCCAAGCTCGACGAGACCATCGACGAGCTGAACGCCAACCCCGAATGCACCGGTTACATCATCCAGCTGCCGCTGCCAAAGCACCTCAACGAGAACGCCGCGCTCGAGCGCCTCGACCCGGGCAAGGACGCCGACGGCCTGCACCCGATGAACCTCGGCAGGCTGGTGCTCAACGAGCCCGCACCGCTGCCCTGCACGCCCCGCGGCATCGTGCACCTGCTGCGGCGGTACGAAGTGGAGATCGCCGGCGCCCAGGTCGCGGTGATCGGCAGGGGAGTCACGGTCGGCAGGCCGCTCGGCCTGCTGCTGACTCGGCGGTCCGAGAATGCCACGGTGACGTTGTGCCACACCGCAACTCGACATCTGCCACAGTTGACGCGCGATGCCGACATCGTCATCGCCGCGGCGGGCGTGCCGCACATGGTGACCGCGGAGATGGTGAAGCCGGGCGCGGCGGTCGTCGATGTCGGTGTCAGCCGCGACGACGACGGCAAGCTGGTCGGTGACGTCGGACCCGACGTGTGGGACGTGGCGGGACACGTATCGCCGAATCCCGGCGGCGTCGGTCTGCTGACCCGCGCCTTCCTACTGGCCAACGTGGTCGAACTGGCCGAACCGTCGAGGTGACCGCTAAGGAGTTCGCCCGCAAGGTCGTTCGCGGGCAGTGGCCGATCTTGGTGGTGGGTCTGTTCTTTGTGGCCGCCTTCGGATTGGTGATCGCGGGGTACTGGCGGCGCGGAGCCCTGGTGCTGGGCATCGGCGTCGCGGTCGCGGCCGCACTGCGTATTGCGCTCACCGACGATCGGGCGGGGCTGCTCGTGGTGCGAACAAAGGGCATCGACTTCGTCACCACCGCCACGGTCAGCGCGGTCGTGCTCTACATCGCCGCGACGATCGATCCGCTGGGCACCAGCTAGAAAACCTTCGACGACGCCGACGCCGAGCGGCTCCGCGCGGCGCTGGCCCGCTGGTTCGGCGAGAAGTAGCTCAACTCATCTTCAGGGCGGCTGCGACGATCGGCTTGGCCCACTGCGGGGTTGCGGACAGGTCGGCGGGCCCCGCGATCTCACCGTCGACAAGGTGCAACACCAGCGTCGGCTCCGGACCGGTCCCGGCGGCGGGGTCGGCGTCCGCGGAGTTGTCGTAGACCCGTAACTCGGTCAGCGCGGGCAGCAGTTGGATGAGGTTCTGCCTGCTGTGCCGCCAGCGACGCCGGATGGCCGTCTCCGGAATGTCGTGACCGCCCCGGCTCACCCGATGAGCCACCCGCGCGATGTGTTCGTCTGCGCTGGCCAACCCGACGTAGAAGATGCGGACCTCGAAACCCTGTGAAGCCGCATCGTGAAGGAGTCGCGTCATGGTCGAGCCGCCCAACGTCGTCTCGAATGCGAAGTCGAGGCGTTCGCGAATCGCCTTTTCCAGCAGCCGCTTTCCCTGCCGCCAGGCCGCGGCGTTGGCCTTGGTCTTGTCGAGGCCGGGGTTCGCGGCTATCAGGGCCGCCGCGGCTTCGTCGGGGTTGAAGTAATTCGCACCGGCCGCGCGCAGCATGGCCCCGCCGATGCTGCTCTTGCCTGCGCCGTTGACGCCGGCGAGCACATAAATTCGCGGAGCCGCCTCGGCTTTGCGGGCCATCCGCTTTCAGTCAGCGGCGCGGCCGGCGGGCGGCCGACACCGCAGCGCGGCCCAACTCCTTGGGTGTGGCGTCGAAAGCGGCGGCCATCGCCGACTTCGAGGCCGTGGTCTGCATCCCGGCCAGGAGTTCGTCGAACTCGTCGGTCAGTTCGTCGAGCATCGGAGAGCCGGCCTTGGTCAGCGCTTCGAACTCGGCGTAGGACAGCAGCACGGCCTTGGGGGTGTTGTGCTTGGTGATCGCCACCGCGCCGCCGAGCGCAGCCTGCTCGAAGATCGCGCCGAACTCGTTCTTGAATCGCGTGGCAGCCACGGTGGGTACGTCGACCAACTCGCCGTCGCTATTGCGATAGCTCAGCGTTTTCAGGTTCCCGGTCATAGAACCAGAATAGCCGAAATAGACGATTCGGACATTATGGCCATATTGTGCCGACGCCAAATCGACGAAATGGCGCGTTCTTCTCGCACTTCTGCGCCCGTTTGTCGGTTTGGGCGTCAGGGGAGGGTGGCCCGGATGCTCACTGTGATGTAGGGCAGCGCGAGCCCGTTTGTGTTGGCGAGCGCGGGGTGCGTCGATAGTAGCTCGCGCACCCGTTCCAGTGTCTGGGTGCGGACGTCCGCAGGCGAGGTGATGCAGTAGCTGCGCGAGGCGACCAGGTCGATGAGGGCCTGCGGCGTCAGGTAACTCGTCCACTCCTGATGGTGGCGAGTCACGTCGGAGAACGGCTCGGCCAGCGTGACCTCGTGGCTGAACGGGTCGTCCTCGTGGCCGATGATCCGGCCCAGATCCTTGACCCAGCCCATCCGCTCGTCGCGGGTGTTCCAGATCAGCCCGAGACGGCCGCCGGGCCGCAGCACGCGCGCGACCTCTTTGACCGCGCGTTCCGGATCGAACCAGTGCCACGCCTGCGCGACCAGCACGGCGTCCACGCTGTCGTCGGGCAGCGGAATCTCCTCGGCGGTGCCGAGCAGCGCAGGCGTGGCGGGTAGCGAGTTGCTCAACAGCTCGAGCATTTCCGGGATGGGGTCGACGGCCACCACGTCGAGTCCCCGCTCGACGAGCCGGGTGGTCAGCTTTCCTGTGCCCGCGCCGAGGTCGAGTACGTCACGGGCGTTGCGCGGGAGCAGCCAGTCGATGGCCTCCGGCGGATAGGACGGCCTGCCGCGCTCGTAGGCTGCGGCCTCGGCACCGAACGACAGGGAACGCTGCTGCCTCGATCGGGTCACCTGGATGCCAGCTCCAATGTCTCTCGGATCAGGACGCCGACCGCATCCGACTCGACAAGGAACCCGTCGTGGCCGTAGCTCGAGTCGACAACCTTCAACTCCGCACAACCCGGGAGCAGCTCGGCTAATTCCTCCTGCAGACGAATCGGGTACAACCGGTCGGAAGTGATGCCTCCGACGACCACCGGCACGTGGCAGTTGCCGAGCGCCGCGCGGATGCCGCCACGGCCGCGGCCGACGTCATGGCTGGACAGCGACTCGGTCAGCGCCACGTAGGTGCCCGCATCAAACCTGCTCAGCAGCTTGTGACCCTGGTACTCGAGGTAGCTCTGCACTGCGTACCGGCCGCCGGTGGCGGGATCCTCGTCGCCCTGGCCGGCATTGCCGAAGCGCTCGTCCAGCTCGACCTCGCCGCGGTAGGTCAGGTGCGCGAACCGGCGGGCGATCTCCATGCCGACGTCCGGTGAGCGGCCGGTGCCGTAATAGTCGCCCCGGTTCCAGTTCGGGTCGGCTTTGATCGCCGCGACCTGGCTGCACTGGGTGCCGATCTGGTCGGCGGTCGCCCGCGCTCCGACCGCCAGCACCAGTGCCGCCCGAACCCTGTCGGGGTAGCCGATCATCCACTCGAGCGCCCGCGCACCGCCCATCGAGCCGCCGACGACCGCCGCCACCTCGGTGATGCCGAGCGCCGCGAGCGCGGCGACATCGGCCTGCACCTGATCACGAATCGAAACAAGCGGAAATCGTGAGCCCCATGGCTTTCCGTCGCGGGCGAGCGAGCTCGGACCGGTCGAGCCGCGGCAGCCGCCCAGCACGTTGGTGGCCACCGCGCACCACCGGTCCGTGTCGACCGGCGCGCCTGGTCCGGCCACGCCGTCCCACCAGCCGGCCGTGGGATGGCCAGGGCCTGCGGG is a genomic window of Mycobacterium sp. ITM-2016-00318 containing:
- a CDS encoding class I SAM-dependent methyltransferase, which produces MTRSRQQRSLSFGAEAAAYERGRPSYPPEAIDWLLPRNARDVLDLGAGTGKLTTRLVERGLDVVAVDPIPEMLELLSNSLPATPALLGTAEEIPLPDDSVDAVLVAQAWHWFDPERAVKEVARVLRPGGRLGLIWNTRDERMGWVKDLGRIIGHEDDPFSHEVTLAEPFSDVTRHHQEWTSYLTPQALIDLVASRSYCITSPADVRTQTLERVRELLSTHPALANTNGLALPYITVSIRATLP
- a CDS encoding homoserine O-acetyltransferase is translated as MTIFDVPTDALPAEGEVAIVDIGSLTLESGAVIDDVSIAVQRWGELSPNRDNVVVVLHALTGDSHITGPAGPGHPTAGWWDGVAGPGAPVDTDRWCAVATNVLGGCRGSTGPSSLARDGKPWGSRFPLVSIRDQVQADVAALAALGITEVAAVVGGSMGGARALEWMIGYPDRVRAALVLAVGARATADQIGTQCSQVAAIKADPNWNRGDYYGTGRSPDVGMEIARRFAHLTYRGEVELDERFGNAGQGDEDPATGGRYAVQSYLEYQGHKLLSRFDAGTYVALTESLSSHDVGRGRGGIRAALGNCHVPVVVGGITSDRLYPIRLQEELAELLPGCAELKVVDSSYGHDGFLVESDAVGVLIRETLELASR